In Serratia marcescens subsp. marcescens ATCC 13880, a single genomic region encodes these proteins:
- the yobA gene encoding CopC domain-containing protein YobA: protein MTLFILLRDTTVIGKIRSSCRLLSTVFVLFVGLSSQQALAHAHLKVETPKADASVSPAPKALTLSFSEGIEPNFSGVKITGPDNAVVKTGKLQLDPNNNTQVNVPIESELSAGKYNVSWHVVSVDGHKTKGQYSFTVN, encoded by the coding sequence ATGACCCTCTTTATATTGTTAAGGGATACCACTGTGATCGGTAAAATTCGTTCCTCCTGTCGCCTGCTTTCCACCGTTTTCGTTCTGTTCGTCGGCCTGTCTTCGCAGCAAGCGCTGGCGCACGCCCACCTGAAAGTGGAAACGCCGAAGGCCGACGCCAGCGTCAGCCCGGCGCCGAAGGCGCTGACCCTCAGCTTCTCCGAAGGCATCGAACCAAACTTCAGCGGCGTGAAAATCACCGGCCCGGACAACGCCGTGGTGAAAACCGGCAAGCTGCAGCTCGATCCGAACAACAACACCCAGGTCAACGTGCCGATCGAAAGCGAGCTGAGCGCGGGCAAATACAACGTCAGCTGGCATGTGGTGTCGGTCGACGGGCATAAAACCAAAGGCCAGTACAGCTTCACCGTAAACTGA
- a CDS encoding YebY family protein, whose protein sequence is MKSVLLGITLLATATGALAADKLVNITKLEYGKQWAFTKEEVTLQCRSGGALFVLNNSTLMQYPLNDAAEQQVKKGHQRAQPLEVILLDDPAEPGKKMSMAPFIERAEKLCAD, encoded by the coding sequence ATGAAATCGGTATTACTCGGCATTACGCTGCTGGCAACCGCGACCGGCGCGCTGGCGGCAGACAAATTGGTGAACATCACCAAACTGGAGTACGGCAAACAGTGGGCGTTCACCAAGGAAGAAGTGACGCTGCAGTGCCGCAGCGGCGGCGCGCTGTTCGTGCTCAATAACAGCACCCTGATGCAATACCCGCTCAACGACGCGGCGGAGCAGCAGGTGAAGAAGGGCCATCAGCGCGCGCAGCCGCTGGAGGTGATCCTGCTGGACGACCCTGCCGAACCGGGGAAAAAAATGAGCATGGCGCCGTTTATCGAGCGCGCCGAGAAGCTGTGCGCTGACTAA
- the copD gene encoding copper homeostasis membrane protein CopD yields the protein MTLATLFVLCRLVHFAAVMLMFGISLFTALLSPQRLSPILSRDVRPLLLAGTWIAGLSAVALLAIQAGQMGDGWEDAWRLEVWWAVLGTTFGEVWRWHLGLSLLAILSLLLPERPRAQALALCSALLLVSLAFIGHAAMHEGALGALHRANHAVHLLAAGYWFGSLAPLLVCLRYLPPPQWRSDAITTLIRFSRWGHLAVAAVIVTGIVNSLIILGGWPLNLSSPYQRLLLIKTALVALMVMVALANRYAIVPAMSRVPALAQRGVVLACWLEVGLGMAVLLLVSLFATYAPV from the coding sequence GTGACTCTGGCGACCCTGTTCGTTCTGTGTCGCTTGGTGCACTTTGCGGCGGTGATGCTGATGTTCGGCATCAGTCTGTTCACCGCCTTATTGTCACCGCAGCGCCTCTCCCCGATCCTCTCCCGCGATGTGCGTCCGCTGCTGCTTGCCGGCACCTGGATTGCCGGGCTTTCCGCCGTGGCGCTGCTGGCCATTCAGGCCGGGCAGATGGGCGACGGTTGGGAAGACGCCTGGCGGCTGGAGGTCTGGTGGGCGGTGCTCGGCACCACCTTCGGCGAAGTGTGGCGCTGGCATCTGGGCCTGTCGCTGCTGGCGATCCTGAGCCTGCTGCTGCCGGAACGGCCGCGCGCACAGGCGTTGGCGCTGTGCTCGGCGCTGCTGCTGGTGAGCCTGGCGTTTATCGGCCACGCGGCGATGCATGAAGGCGCGTTGGGCGCGCTGCACCGCGCCAACCATGCGGTGCACCTGCTGGCCGCCGGTTACTGGTTCGGCAGCCTGGCGCCGCTGCTGGTTTGCCTGCGTTACCTGCCTCCGCCGCAGTGGCGCAGCGACGCCATCACCACGCTGATCCGTTTCTCGCGCTGGGGGCACCTGGCGGTGGCGGCGGTGATCGTCACCGGCATCGTCAACAGCCTGATCATTCTCGGCGGTTGGCCGCTCAACCTCAGCTCGCCTTATCAGCGCCTGCTGCTGATCAAAACCGCGCTGGTGGCGCTGATGGTGATGGTGGCGCTGGCCAATCGCTACGCCATCGTGCCGGCGATGAGCCGCGTACCGGCGCTGGCGCAGCGCGGCGTGGTGCTGGCCTGCTGGCTCGAAGTCGGGTTGGGGATGGCGGTGCTGCTGCTGGTCAGTTTATTTGCAACCTATGCGCCGGTATGA
- the ftnA gene encoding non-heme ferritin, whose protein sequence is MLTQEMTQKLNEQLNLEFYSANLYLQMSAWCSDKGFEGAAAFLKEHSQEEMQHMQRLFDYLSDTGSLPLLGTIAAPPVAFESLADVFQQTYEHEQLITRQINELAHAAMTAHDYSTFNFLQWYVAEQHEEEKLFKSVLDKLALVGTSGKGLFFIDKDLKKMGAMGQGGNDQA, encoded by the coding sequence ATGCTGACGCAAGAAATGACTCAAAAGCTGAATGAGCAACTGAATCTGGAGTTCTACTCCGCCAACCTGTATCTGCAGATGAGCGCATGGTGCAGCGATAAAGGCTTTGAAGGCGCCGCCGCATTTCTTAAGGAGCATTCTCAGGAAGAGATGCAGCATATGCAACGTTTATTCGACTATCTGAGCGACACCGGCTCTCTGCCGCTGCTGGGCACCATCGCCGCGCCGCCGGTAGCGTTCGAATCGCTGGCGGACGTGTTCCAGCAGACCTACGAACACGAACAGCTGATCACTCGTCAGATCAACGAACTGGCGCACGCCGCCATGACCGCACACGATTACTCCACCTTCAACTTCCTGCAGTGGTACGTGGCGGAGCAGCATGAAGAAGAGAAACTGTTCAAATCCGTGCTGGACAAGCTGGCGCTGGTGGGCACCAGCGGCAAGGGCCTGTTCTTCATCGACAAAGATCTGAAGAAAATGGGCGCGATGGGCCAGGGCGGCAACGACCAGGCCTGA
- a CDS encoding DNA polymerase III subunit theta → MGYNLAELSKEEMDRVNVDLAASGVAYKERYNMPVIPEVVEREQPEALRDYFRERVAHYRAESHKFSRLPYEPKAK, encoded by the coding sequence GTGGGTTACAATCTGGCCGAGCTGTCCAAAGAAGAGATGGACAGGGTGAATGTGGATCTCGCCGCCTCAGGCGTGGCGTATAAAGAGCGCTACAACATGCCGGTGATCCCGGAAGTGGTGGAGCGCGAGCAACCGGAAGCGCTGCGCGACTATTTTCGCGAGCGCGTGGCGCACTACCGCGCGGAATCCCACAAGTTTTCGCGCCTGCCGTACGAACCGAAGGCTAAATAG
- a CDS encoding RidA family protein, with translation MKNGITHYHHGVIWEEENGVSQGVRVKDTLYISGQFSHDMQGEFIGAGDIERQTQQTLDNLDRVLAGFGAERSNLVYVEIYLTDVQAHVEPCIALFKRYVGDHRPAGSLIGVTGLASPEQLVEISAIAHLN, from the coding sequence ATGAAAAACGGCATCACGCACTACCATCACGGGGTCATTTGGGAAGAGGAGAATGGCGTGTCCCAAGGCGTTCGCGTCAAAGACACCCTCTACATTTCGGGGCAGTTTTCCCATGATATGCAGGGTGAGTTTATCGGCGCGGGCGATATCGAACGGCAAACCCAACAGACGTTGGACAACCTGGATCGGGTATTGGCGGGATTCGGCGCCGAACGTTCGAACCTGGTGTATGTGGAGATCTACCTGACCGACGTACAGGCGCACGTTGAACCGTGCATTGCGTTGTTCAAGCGCTATGTCGGCGATCACCGGCCCGCCGGTTCGCTGATCGGCGTCACCGGGCTGGCTTCGCCCGAGCAGTTGGTGGAGATCAGTGCGATCGCGCACCTCAACTGA
- the pip gene encoding prolyl aminopeptidase yields the protein MEQLRGLYPPLAAYDSGWLDTGDGHRIYWELSGNPNGKPAVFIHGGPGGGISPHHRQLFDPERYKVLLFDQRGCGRSRPHASLDNNTTWHLVADIERLREMAGVDQWLVFGGSWGSTLALAYAQTHPERVSEMVLRGIFTLRKQELHWYYQDGASRFFPEKWERVLSILSDDERKDVIAAYRQRLTSADPQVQLEAAKLWSVWEGETVTLLPSRESASFGEDDFALAFARIENHYFTHLGFLESDDQLLRNVPLIRHIPAVIVHGRYDMACQVQNAWDLAKAWPEAELHIVEGAGHSYDEPGILHQLMIATDRFAGK from the coding sequence ATGGAACAATTACGAGGTTTGTACCCGCCGTTAGCGGCATACGACAGCGGTTGGCTGGATACTGGGGATGGCCACCGGATCTACTGGGAGCTGAGCGGTAACCCGAACGGTAAACCGGCGGTATTCATTCACGGCGGGCCGGGCGGCGGCATCTCCCCGCATCATCGTCAGCTGTTCGATCCCGAACGCTACAAGGTGCTGCTGTTCGATCAGCGCGGTTGCGGCCGCTCCCGTCCGCATGCCAGCCTGGACAACAACACCACCTGGCATTTGGTAGCCGATATCGAGCGGCTGCGCGAAATGGCCGGCGTCGATCAATGGTTGGTGTTCGGCGGTTCCTGGGGATCGACGCTGGCGCTCGCTTATGCGCAAACGCACCCGGAGCGCGTCAGTGAGATGGTGCTGCGCGGCATCTTCACCCTGCGTAAGCAGGAGCTGCATTGGTATTACCAGGACGGCGCTTCGCGCTTCTTCCCGGAAAAATGGGAGCGCGTGCTGTCCATCCTATCGGATGACGAGCGTAAAGACGTGATCGCCGCCTACCGGCAGCGGCTGACCTCGGCCGATCCGCAGGTGCAGCTTGAAGCGGCCAAACTTTGGAGCGTGTGGGAAGGGGAGACGGTCACGCTGTTGCCGAGCCGCGAATCCGCTTCGTTCGGCGAGGATGATTTCGCGCTGGCGTTCGCCCGCATTGAAAACCACTACTTCACCCATCTGGGCTTCCTGGAAAGCGACGATCAACTGCTGCGCAACGTGCCGCTGATCCGCCATATTCCGGCGGTGATCGTCCACGGCCGCTATGACATGGCCTGCCAGGTGCAGAACGCCTGGGACCTGGCCAAGGCCTGGCCGGAGGCGGAGCTGCATATCGTGGAAGGGGCGGGGCATTCGTATGATGAGCCGGGCATTTTGCACCAGCTGATGATCGCCACCGACCGGTTTGCCGGCAAGTGA